A genomic stretch from Glaciecola nitratireducens FR1064 includes:
- a CDS encoding EAL domain-containing protein gives MINKNATFRILAVDDDPTTINVIISHLKPLNAQMLIATSGLAALEIVNSTPPDLIILDINMPNMTGIEVCRRIKEDPKNKHIPILFLTGSENDSSEAFAAGGVDYIVKPVRSEELVARVNTHLTLSNLVESLDRANAMLESANESLEIKINERTKELVAANARLRREVDERRRLQDKITYLSNHDFVTRMFNRTSMELELKNVLELSVPRNTHYYFLFIDLDQFKVINDTCGHIAGDELLRQMADLLRSLFSSDDIIARLGGDEFAVLFSLDSLDHAIRRTATIKDAIESYRFEWGEEAYKHTLSAALVEIDESIDSVSHLMSIAERTCFESKRKGGSEVSVYNFTKQHIDKTHQQMRIIPLIHQALEKDLFTLYYQEITPINAENGKKIEVLIRLMGSDGKIKPPGQFIPVAEKFHIITEIDKWVLRNAFSALAKMPTNVEMSINLSGDFIAKSNADAVIKTYVSEYKVSPSQICFEITETSAISNLESTQALISSLKQLGFKFALDDFGTGTSSYEYLKLLAVDYVKIDGMFVRDVDKDEISQKMVESIAGIAQAKGIKVVAECIETAESLDILRKLKIDYYQGYYAHIPESLSNFRP, from the coding sequence ATGATTAATAAAAATGCGACATTCAGAATACTAGCGGTAGATGATGACCCAACAACTATCAATGTGATCATCAGTCACTTAAAACCGTTAAATGCACAAATGTTAATAGCTACTTCAGGGCTAGCGGCCTTAGAAATTGTCAATAGCACCCCTCCAGATCTCATTATACTTGATATCAATATGCCAAATATGACCGGTATAGAGGTTTGTCGACGCATTAAAGAAGACCCTAAAAACAAACATATTCCGATACTCTTTTTAACTGGTAGCGAAAACGACAGCAGCGAGGCATTTGCCGCCGGGGGTGTTGACTATATTGTGAAACCAGTCCGCTCAGAAGAGTTAGTCGCACGAGTCAATACGCATTTAACACTCAGCAATCTGGTAGAATCGTTAGATAGAGCGAACGCAATGTTAGAGAGTGCCAACGAAAGCCTTGAAATTAAGATTAATGAAAGAACAAAAGAGTTAGTGGCAGCCAACGCGAGGTTGCGCCGAGAAGTAGATGAACGTAGACGGCTTCAAGATAAGATTACCTATTTATCTAACCATGACTTTGTAACACGCATGTTTAACAGAACATCAATGGAACTAGAGTTAAAGAATGTTCTCGAATTATCAGTTCCCCGCAACACTCATTACTATTTTCTGTTTATCGATTTAGACCAATTTAAAGTTATCAACGATACCTGCGGTCATATTGCAGGTGATGAGTTATTAAGACAAATGGCAGACCTCTTGCGAAGCTTATTTTCATCAGATGATATCATTGCTCGATTAGGCGGTGACGAATTCGCGGTGCTTTTCTCTCTTGATTCGCTTGACCATGCAATTAGAAGAACCGCTACGATCAAAGACGCCATTGAAAGTTATCGTTTTGAGTGGGGAGAAGAAGCGTATAAGCATACCCTAAGTGCAGCGCTTGTCGAGATTGATGAAAGTATCGATTCTGTGTCACATTTGATGAGTATTGCAGAACGAACCTGTTTTGAAAGCAAAAGAAAAGGCGGTAGTGAAGTGTCCGTGTACAACTTCACGAAACAACACATCGATAAAACACATCAGCAAATGCGTATTATTCCGTTGATTCATCAAGCCTTAGAGAAAGATCTTTTCACTCTGTATTATCAAGAAATAACACCAATAAATGCAGAAAATGGCAAGAAAATTGAGGTACTCATTAGATTGATGGGGAGTGATGGAAAAATTAAGCCTCCTGGCCAGTTCATTCCAGTAGCTGAGAAGTTTCATATTATTACCGAAATAGACAAATGGGTTTTGCGAAATGCTTTTAGTGCACTCGCTAAAATGCCAACTAACGTCGAAATGTCTATTAATCTATCTGGTGACTTTATTGCTAAATCAAACGCCGACGCTGTGATAAAGACCTACGTCAGTGAATATAAGGTATCGCCTTCACAAATTTGCTTTGAAATTACGGAGACATCCGCTATTTCAAACTTAGAGAGTACACAAGCGCTAATTTCCTCATTGAAGCAGCTCGGTTTTAAGTTTGCACTAGACGATTTCGGCACAGGCACATCATCATACGAGTACTTGAAATTGCTAGCGGTCGACTATGTCAAAATCGATGGCATGTTTGTACGTGATGTCGATAAAGACGAAATAAGTCAGAAAATGGTGGAGTCGATTGCTGGGATAGCTCAAGCAAAAGGCATTAAAGTAGTCGCTGAATGTATTGAAACTGCTGAGTCTTTGGATATCTTAAGAAAGCTAAAAATAGATTATTACCAAGGCTATTATGCCCATATACCTGAAAGTTTAAGTAACTTTCGTCCTTAG
- a CDS encoding response regulator: MSLGRIGESGESYIINEQGLLVSLSRFKETLINLDKIAGSESEILAVQLTVPSKDAPANTQLTEMAKSITQFESSQNLGGYVGYRGAQVIGTWKWLPELHLGIATEISFAEANLPFEKAKNTIIALVAVNIGIALSTSIVFFVMSNTTNRKLRKSASILEETVDSRTHELLKIAKELESQKMTLQSILDNIPDPIFCKDSDGRYVQINKSFAKLTGYSQAFIVDKTDYELYDKDEAEFFTKDDEKLLSSGLAHIVERNTIDVTGKELLFETRKTLIHYAGEDKAGILGISRDITDRKRYEGAMLNATKAAQEASNAKSEFLARMSHEIRTPMNGVLGMIDLLLDTRLTSDQTHKLKVAKNSASSLLTIINDILDFSRVEAGRMEIESLDFNLPQQIENVAQTLAIRSDAKGIELIVDVSDIQQKMVVGDAVRLRQVLTNLISNAIKFTEVGQIVVRAKTINQGDTTRLECSVEDTGIGIPDSKLEHLFESFMQVDTSTTRVYGGSGLGLAICERLIELMGGRIQVSSSINKGTIFSFDINLKTSLLEDKPQARSNIVDWQILVVDDNETNREILASQLENWGVKPILAIDAFDALDKLNSAPLELDLIITDMNMPNKDGLSLVADIKMIDRYKDIKILMLSSMSFQMSVAEFGSLGLDSCLMKPVGSSELFNTIALMSGDESTASNNIKAVNANNQLPEIVKWPSYHKVLIVEDNSVNQLVAEGLLKKFGLQYGVAIDGSIAIQTLIQSELDQPYTLILMDCQMPVLDGYKATAKIRQGDAGERYKNIPIIAMTANAMKGDREKCLQSGMNDYVPKPIDVGVLQKALVSGFSLTPKPLLNFHMLGSVDKNMITDSQIIIPNNLLTMDWESAPPILINQPTIYLKSLALFKKQHGDTSFVFPTNRVDMDLLRDKLHTIKGSSGNVGLIKLYRLAIVLEEKISENKLISSDLKRFNLLLGDAISDIDNVLEINKKDNFESDTKRLVKDILNEIMPLVSRSELVPFELVDELADIAKDHDDDLILHVIVNALEEFDYEKTKKLIEGTL; this comes from the coding sequence ATGTCATTAGGTCGGATTGGAGAGTCTGGTGAGTCCTATATTATAAACGAACAAGGCCTGCTGGTATCCCTTTCAAGATTCAAAGAAACCTTAATCAATCTTGACAAAATAGCCGGCAGTGAATCTGAAATTCTCGCTGTTCAATTGACGGTGCCAAGTAAAGATGCTCCGGCAAACACTCAACTGACTGAAATGGCCAAAAGCATCACGCAATTTGAGTCAAGTCAAAATTTAGGCGGCTATGTTGGCTATCGGGGTGCTCAAGTTATAGGTACTTGGAAATGGTTGCCGGAATTACATTTAGGTATTGCAACGGAGATTAGCTTTGCTGAAGCAAATTTACCGTTTGAAAAAGCAAAGAACACAATAATTGCGCTTGTAGCCGTTAATATTGGCATTGCCCTATCTACTTCTATTGTCTTTTTTGTCATGTCGAATACGACAAATAGAAAGCTAAGAAAATCTGCCAGTATTTTGGAAGAAACTGTCGACAGCCGAACGCACGAATTGTTAAAGATAGCAAAGGAACTCGAGAGCCAAAAAATGACCTTGCAGAGTATTCTGGACAACATTCCTGATCCTATATTTTGTAAAGATAGTGATGGAAGGTACGTCCAAATAAACAAGTCGTTCGCTAAGTTAACTGGCTACTCACAAGCTTTCATTGTAGATAAGACCGACTATGAATTATACGATAAGGATGAAGCAGAGTTTTTTACTAAGGATGATGAAAAGCTCTTATCGAGCGGATTAGCCCATATTGTGGAACGTAACACTATCGATGTTACGGGCAAAGAACTGTTGTTCGAAACTCGAAAAACATTAATCCATTATGCTGGTGAAGACAAAGCTGGAATTTTGGGTATCAGTCGAGATATCACTGATAGAAAGCGATATGAAGGTGCAATGCTCAACGCTACAAAAGCAGCGCAAGAAGCAAGTAACGCAAAAAGTGAATTTCTTGCTCGGATGTCGCATGAAATACGCACCCCTATGAACGGCGTCTTAGGTATGATTGATTTGCTGCTCGACACACGACTGACAAGCGATCAAACTCATAAGCTTAAAGTCGCGAAAAACAGTGCCTCTAGTTTGTTGACCATCATAAACGATATTTTAGATTTTTCGCGGGTTGAAGCTGGAAGGATGGAAATTGAATCGCTCGACTTTAACCTCCCTCAACAAATCGAAAATGTTGCGCAAACATTAGCAATACGAAGTGATGCCAAGGGGATAGAGTTAATTGTAGATGTCTCAGACATTCAGCAAAAGATGGTTGTTGGTGATGCTGTTAGATTACGCCAAGTTCTTACTAATCTTATCAGCAATGCAATTAAGTTTACTGAAGTTGGTCAAATTGTGGTTAGGGCTAAAACAATTAACCAAGGTGACACAACACGACTTGAGTGCAGTGTTGAAGATACTGGGATTGGTATACCCGATAGCAAACTTGAGCATTTATTCGAGTCCTTTATGCAAGTCGACACATCTACCACGCGAGTATATGGTGGTTCAGGATTGGGACTAGCAATTTGTGAGCGACTGATTGAATTAATGGGAGGAAGAATACAGGTATCCTCAAGCATCAATAAAGGCACCATATTCAGCTTCGATATCAACTTGAAAACCAGTTTACTAGAGGACAAGCCTCAAGCGAGATCGAATATCGTCGATTGGCAAATACTGGTTGTTGATGACAACGAAACGAATCGAGAAATATTAGCAAGCCAGTTAGAGAATTGGGGCGTTAAACCGATCCTAGCTATAGACGCTTTTGACGCGCTAGACAAACTCAACTCCGCGCCACTTGAACTCGATTTAATAATTACTGACATGAACATGCCAAATAAGGATGGTCTATCGCTCGTAGCAGACATAAAAATGATTGACCGCTACAAAGACATAAAAATACTGATGCTCAGTTCAATGTCATTTCAAATGTCGGTTGCAGAATTTGGTTCATTGGGACTAGACTCTTGTTTAATGAAACCAGTTGGCTCCTCAGAACTATTTAATACGATAGCACTAATGTCAGGTGATGAGAGCACTGCAAGCAACAATATAAAAGCAGTAAACGCTAACAACCAACTGCCAGAAATTGTAAAGTGGCCCAGCTACCATAAAGTCCTTATTGTAGAAGATAATTCAGTTAATCAGCTCGTGGCTGAAGGGCTATTGAAGAAGTTTGGGCTACAGTATGGCGTTGCTATTGACGGCAGTATTGCTATACAAACCCTGATACAAAGCGAACTTGATCAACCCTACACATTGATTTTGATGGATTGCCAAATGCCCGTATTAGACGGATACAAGGCCACTGCAAAAATTCGTCAAGGGGATGCTGGTGAACGCTATAAAAATATTCCGATTATTGCTATGACAGCCAACGCAATGAAAGGCGACAGAGAAAAGTGTTTGCAGAGCGGTATGAACGACTATGTTCCAAAACCTATTGATGTTGGCGTATTGCAAAAAGCATTAGTGAGCGGATTTAGTTTAACTCCCAAACCACTGCTTAATTTTCATATGCTCGGCAGCGTAGATAAAAATATGATTACTGACTCACAAATTATCATTCCAAATAATTTGTTAACGATGGATTGGGAGTCTGCTCCCCCTATCCTTATTAATCAACCAACTATTTATCTTAAAAGTTTAGCTTTATTTAAAAAGCAGCATGGCGACACATCATTTGTCTTCCCAACTAACCGAGTCGATATGGATTTGTTGCGAGATAAGTTACACACAATCAAAGGGAGCTCAGGCAATGTTGGTCTAATAAAGCTCTATCGATTAGCAATTGTGCTTGAAGAAAAGATTAGTGAAAACAAATTAATCTCTTCCGATTTAAAGCGCTTTAACCTTTTGCTTGGTGATGCCATTTCCGACATTGATAATGTGCTAGAAATAAATAAAAAAGACAATTTTGAATCAGATACGAAACGCCTTGTTAAAGACATTTTAAACGAAATTATGCCTTTGGTTTCACGAAGCGAACTAGTACCTTTTGAACTAGTAGATGAGCTTGCCGATATTGCAAAAGATCACGATGACGACCTTATCCTTCATGTTATAGTGAATGCTTTGGAAGAGTTTGATTATGAAAAGACAAAGAAGTTAATCGAAGGGACTTTATGA
- a CDS encoding cache domain-containing protein, whose product MPESNRNAKSSNSKRITLVILCLILVAVITIGLTRAAIKTTESSVRAEYGASLNAVMNTTEAALRFWTEQRKSELLRLSENEIVQSITLNLKEAFENQEARNLAAYRESTAVYLNSLDALQTKTEYHLISTEGKYLYSSRPLFNSQESAIARTSPRLFQDALQGKAAFIPPMKIKTGPSTFETFVFLLLPLYSKKKLLVSLRHRITPRIKSRK is encoded by the coding sequence TTGCCTGAATCAAACCGCAATGCTAAGTCTTCAAATTCAAAGCGAATAACCCTTGTTATTTTATGTTTGATATTAGTCGCAGTGATCACAATCGGGTTGACAAGAGCCGCTATCAAGACCACAGAGTCCAGCGTCAGAGCTGAATATGGAGCATCTTTAAATGCAGTAATGAATACGACAGAAGCAGCTCTTAGGTTTTGGACGGAACAACGAAAATCGGAATTGCTAAGGCTATCTGAAAACGAAATTGTTCAATCTATTACTTTAAATTTAAAGGAAGCATTTGAGAACCAAGAAGCTAGAAACCTAGCGGCCTACAGAGAGTCGACTGCGGTTTATCTAAACTCGTTAGATGCATTGCAAACAAAAACTGAATATCACCTTATCTCAACCGAAGGTAAATATCTTTATTCTAGCCGACCACTTTTCAACTCTCAAGAAAGTGCAATAGCTAGGACTTCCCCTCGTTTATTTCAGGATGCTCTGCAAGGAAAAGCAGCTTTTATTCCGCCTATGAAAATTAAAACGGGACCAAGTACATTTGAAACCTTTGTTTTTTTATTGCTCCCATTGTATTCGAAGAAAAAGTTATTGGTGTCATTGCGTCATCGCATAACCCCGAGGATAAAATCTCGCAAATAA
- a CDS encoding PEP-CTERM sorting domain-containing protein, giving the protein MKFKMLKAAFAGLVLTVSGFANSAVILSGDVTAGSGVLKLTTDYRFEVTSAGIVRIMVFDEWAVTSGIRRLSILSGPFSLLVNGVDAGVAAAGMYDSFSFTSNDVSPADTYMYWNNNISVTIGDILTIKAGSWDLSAIAGWNTNVSGQFDGELFLTDDVGVKRTGNGVAVPEPSTLAILALSLIGLGARRFKKLV; this is encoded by the coding sequence ATGAAATTTAAAATGTTAAAAGCGGCGTTTGCTGGATTGGTATTAACGGTGAGTGGTTTTGCTAATTCCGCAGTTATTTTGAGTGGTGACGTGACCGCTGGTTCTGGTGTGCTAAAGCTTACCACAGATTACAGGTTTGAAGTTACCTCTGCGGGCATAGTGCGAATTATGGTTTTTGACGAATGGGCGGTGACTTCGGGTATTAGGAGATTATCGATACTTTCGGGGCCATTCAGTTTATTGGTTAACGGAGTAGATGCTGGTGTTGCGGCAGCTGGAATGTATGATTCTTTCAGTTTTACAAGTAATGACGTCTCTCCTGCTGACACGTATATGTACTGGAATAATAATATAAGCGTGACAATAGGGGACATTTTAACTATAAAAGCGGGCTCATGGGATTTATCGGCAATTGCAGGTTGGAATACCAATGTTAGTGGGCAATTCGATGGAGAATTATTTTTGACCGATGATGTTGGTGTAAAACGTACTGGAAATGGTGTAGCCGTCCCAGAGCCATCAACACTAGCCATTCTAGCATTGAGCTTAATTGGTTTAGGCGCACGTCGCTTCAAAAAGTTAGTTTAA